Part of the Candidatus Omnitrophota bacterium genome, CGTGAGAAAATCAACGATACGCCATTATACGGACATGGGGATTCTTCCCTGCGAGGGGGCTACTCCCGCCGGGCACAGGCTCTATGACGCGAGAAAAACGATGGTGCGGGTGCAGCTGATAAAGAGCGCGAGCTCCCGGCGGACTTCGCTTGCAGATGTGAAAGCGAAACTCAAATGAAAAGCAGAACCGCACCGGAAAAATGGGAAAAATGGGACGTCCTTAATATTATGAATAACGGGGAAAGTGAGGGGGGCAAAAATTATGAAAAAATGTAGGACGTCCCCCTTTTATTTCGTTTTCTTCGTTTTCTTTTTAGCGGCCTTGCTCATGGCGCCGGCGTTTTATTCTCCGCTTTGCGGCGCCGCCGGAGGTTTCGCTTATCAGGCGGCTCCGAAGATAATCACGCCCGGCAATGCTGATGGAAGGAACGATGTTTTCTTTGTGTTTTACAAGAATCTGGACAGCCAGAGTTCTCTTTCCGGAAAGATATTCAATCTGATGGGAATGAAGGTCGCCGATATGGCGAACACCGGCGGCGCCGGCGTGATCCTGACGGCGCCATCCGGCGGCTGGCATCCCCAGTCAGCGGATTCCTGGGAAGGATATTTTAAATGGTCTCCCTCAAGAGGCATTTCTCCGGGGATATATATATGGCAGATAGAGGCGGAAGGGC contains:
- a CDS encoding MerR family DNA-binding transcriptional regulator, which codes for MKKYLRIGEVAEFCGVRKSTIRHYTDMGILPCEGATPAGHRLYDARKTMVRVQLIKSASSRRTSLADVKAKLK